One Streptomyces fagopyri DNA window includes the following coding sequences:
- a CDS encoding MerR family transcriptional regulator: protein MTTSATWKVGRLAEASGLTVRTLHHWDTIGLLSPSQRTAGGHREYTEGDLVRLYQVLALRNLGLALDTVAACLDAGVDPARLVRDHLAGVEASIAALGVLRDRLVRLGDELSAEQTPTAPALLDALRAIGAGDRGLRTLGRHLDDDQIRALRSRAAALGPATHYLIEVEWPELYRRAERLRTAGTPATHQEVRRLVARMDELSAMFSGGDAGVAARVRAAWHDDPAAMSGDPGAPVDDWRELADYLDQARRDTH from the coding sequence ATGACCACTTCTGCGACCTGGAAGGTTGGCCGGCTCGCCGAGGCAAGTGGGCTGACCGTACGCACGCTCCACCACTGGGACACCATCGGTCTGCTCAGCCCCTCGCAGCGCACCGCGGGAGGGCACCGAGAGTACACCGAGGGCGACCTCGTCCGCCTGTATCAGGTGCTGGCGCTCCGCAATCTGGGGCTGGCCCTGGACACCGTCGCCGCCTGCCTCGATGCCGGGGTCGACCCGGCGCGGCTGGTACGGGACCACCTGGCCGGTGTGGAGGCGTCCATCGCCGCGCTCGGTGTCCTACGAGACCGGCTCGTGCGACTCGGTGACGAGCTGTCCGCCGAACAGACCCCGACCGCCCCAGCCCTGCTCGACGCGCTGCGGGCGATCGGCGCAGGGGACCGGGGACTGCGCACGCTGGGCCGCCACTTGGACGACGACCAGATACGCGCACTGCGAAGTCGTGCCGCCGCCCTGGGACCTGCGACGCACTACCTGATCGAGGTCGAGTGGCCTGAGCTGTATCGCAGGGCCGAACGGCTCCGTACGGCCGGAACTCCCGCCACACATCAAGAGGTCCGTCGGCTGGTGGCCCGCATGGATGAGCTCAGCGCGATGTTCTCCGGCGGTGACGCCGGTGTCGCCGCCAGGGTACGAGCTGCCTGGCACGACGATCCAGCCGCCATGTCCGGAGACCCGGGCGCTCCGGTCGACGACTGGCGCGAGCTCGCCGACTACCTGGACCAGGCTCGCCGCGACACTCACTGA
- a CDS encoding SMI1/KNR4 family protein: MTDDLHVVLARIDAWLEANAPADHAALNPPAAQDDIDAIADRRFPLHPDLVTWLGRHDGVTATKGHGGPGVILSAGFILSGAEGMRAGQRTMEEAIAEWVDENESEDPALRDVYDGVYGYLFHVRWVPIATDITGGKLILDHRDGERFGNVLYGLHAGDTEGPVKVWDSLSHMFRDLLVALSAGTQIRLPYADPVTPHLAVTGSDAFVRWE, encoded by the coding sequence ATGACCGACGACCTTCATGTTGTCCTCGCCCGGATCGATGCCTGGCTGGAGGCCAACGCGCCTGCGGACCACGCCGCCCTGAACCCACCCGCCGCGCAGGACGACATCGACGCCATCGCCGACCGTCGGTTCCCTCTGCACCCTGATCTGGTGACGTGGCTGGGGCGTCACGACGGGGTCACCGCCACGAAGGGGCATGGCGGTCCGGGCGTGATCCTTTCCGCAGGGTTCATCCTGAGTGGCGCCGAGGGAATGCGTGCCGGTCAACGAACGATGGAGGAAGCAATAGCCGAGTGGGTCGACGAGAACGAGTCGGAAGACCCCGCCCTGCGGGACGTCTACGACGGAGTGTATGGGTACCTGTTCCACGTCCGATGGGTCCCGATCGCCACGGACATCACCGGAGGCAAGCTCATCCTCGACCACCGTGATGGAGAACGATTCGGGAACGTGCTGTACGGCCTGCATGCCGGGGACACGGAGGGTCCGGTGAAGGTGTGGGACAGCCTGTCGCACATGTTCCGGGACCTTCTCGTCGCCCTGAGTGCGGGGACGCAGATCCGCTTGCCTTATGCCGATCCGGTGACACCACATCTGGCCGTCACCGGCAGCGATGCCTTCGTGAGGTGGGAGTAG